One stretch of Harmonia axyridis chromosome 1, icHarAxyr1.1, whole genome shotgun sequence DNA includes these proteins:
- the LOC123680270 gene encoding pupal cuticle protein C1B-like — protein MNSLVAVVFFAAVAAASAGVIHPAGLVASTYSAPAIVAPVATAYGAPLAHHHLAYSAPLGHVASEDTVVAGPSGTVATSKTIGAPAVAATYAAPHAYSYAGVPHAYSYAGVPHAYSYGAIPQAYSYGGLYY, from the exons atgaactcTCTC GTAGCCGTTGTTTTCTTCGCCGCTGTTGCTGCCGCCAGTGCTGGTGTCATCCACCCAGCAGGGTTAGTAGCTAGCACCTACAGCGCACCAGCAATTGTAGCTCCAGTAGCTACAGCTTATGGTGCTCCTCTTGCTCATCATCATTTGGCCTACTCTGCTCCCCTCGGACATGTTGCTTCTGAAGACACCGTTGTAGCTGGACCTTCCGGAACTGTTGCCACCTCCAAGACCATTGGTGCCCCAGCTGTAGCTGCCACCTATGCTGCACCCCATGCCTATTCTTATGCTGGAGTACCCCATGCCTATTCTTATGCCGGAGTACCCCACGCCTACTCTTATGGAGCCATTCCCCAAGCCTATTCTTACGGAGGACTTTACTACTAG